From Virgibacillus natechei, the proteins below share one genomic window:
- the recD2 gene encoding SF1B family DNA helicase RecD2 — MGLDMQSNEENGYIKGKLLYTIFHNEKEHFSISKIKVEDTNENYKEKEITAKGYFSNLQEQTTYYFYGVFEKHPKFGLQYKVNSYQTFIPDTKDGLIAYLSSDLFYGVGNKTATRIIDHLGESAISKILNNTDVLTEVPGVKRETADLLVKSLQENQGFEHIVISLSHYGIGLKMAQKIYQEYKEAAIDILEKDPYQYVFDIDGFGFQTADEIAKQRGISLTHPNRIGAGCIYVLQKSIQEGHVFLPLKQCMKQMLDLLSNTSLSDEIMMDRLNELNGSKKIIIHNGNVYLPSLYYAEDGFASHIDRIMTKPIENETNLAELMKIIGDIEDEEVLSYGKDQFEAINQSLHSKVMIVTGGPGTGKTTVIKGILNAFATIHDMTLNPDDYDNETDFPFVLTAPTGRAAKRLNESTGLPAVTIHRLLGWDGKDGFEKNHNNQLAGKFLIIDEFSMVDIWLANSLFKAIPDDMQVLIVGDEDQLPSVGPGQVLSDLLSSEMIPFVSLNEVYRQKEGSKIIHLAHEIKNDSDIQLENDKDFSFIPCSEYQLIDVITKIFAKAKDKGIDVKDIQVLAPMYRSQAGITSINKELQQLINPKTSRTREVKANDDVVYRVGDKVLQLVNQPENGVYNGDIGEVAAIFEEDENKENVEQLVLLFEGKEVVYERKDYVNIMHAYCVSIHKSQGSEFPIVILPVVSGYNRMLRKNLLYTGITRSKESLIICGEENAFLRGVRTMDTNKRYTTLKTQLTERLESITFISNEDSNEKEITPYDFM, encoded by the coding sequence ATGGGATTAGACATGCAATCGAATGAAGAAAATGGATATATAAAAGGTAAACTTCTTTATACGATTTTTCATAATGAAAAAGAGCATTTTTCGATTTCAAAAATTAAAGTCGAGGATACAAATGAGAATTATAAAGAAAAAGAGATTACTGCTAAGGGCTATTTTTCTAATTTACAAGAACAAACAACCTATTATTTCTATGGCGTTTTCGAGAAACATCCTAAATTTGGTTTACAATATAAAGTCAATTCCTACCAAACCTTTATTCCTGACACGAAAGACGGTTTAATCGCCTACCTTTCCAGTGATTTATTTTATGGTGTTGGTAATAAAACAGCCACTCGAATTATCGATCATTTGGGTGAGAGTGCCATATCCAAAATTCTAAATAATACAGATGTATTAACAGAAGTTCCGGGAGTAAAAAGGGAAACGGCTGACTTATTGGTTAAAAGTCTCCAGGAAAACCAGGGATTTGAACACATTGTAATCTCTCTATCTCACTATGGTATTGGCTTAAAAATGGCGCAAAAAATATATCAAGAATATAAAGAAGCCGCGATTGACATTTTGGAGAAAGATCCTTATCAGTACGTATTTGACATAGATGGATTTGGTTTCCAAACAGCAGACGAAATAGCGAAACAGAGAGGGATCTCGCTCACACACCCAAATCGAATTGGTGCTGGATGTATTTATGTGCTACAAAAGAGTATACAGGAAGGTCATGTTTTTTTACCACTAAAGCAATGTATGAAACAAATGCTAGATTTGCTTTCCAATACCTCTTTATCTGATGAAATAATGATGGATAGGTTAAATGAATTAAATGGAAGCAAAAAAATTATCATTCACAATGGAAATGTTTATCTCCCATCCCTGTATTACGCAGAAGATGGATTTGCTTCCCATATAGACAGAATTATGACAAAACCGATAGAGAACGAGACGAATTTAGCAGAATTAATGAAGATAATTGGCGATATCGAAGACGAAGAAGTATTAAGCTATGGAAAAGATCAATTTGAAGCTATTAATCAATCCCTGCATTCTAAAGTTATGATTGTTACAGGTGGTCCAGGAACAGGTAAAACTACGGTCATTAAAGGAATTCTTAATGCATTTGCCACGATTCATGATATGACGCTCAATCCAGATGATTATGACAATGAAACTGATTTTCCTTTTGTGTTAACAGCACCTACAGGGAGAGCTGCAAAACGTTTAAATGAATCTACCGGACTCCCTGCCGTAACAATCCATCGTCTATTAGGCTGGGATGGGAAAGATGGATTTGAAAAAAATCACAATAACCAATTGGCAGGCAAATTTTTAATTATAGATGAGTTTTCTATGGTGGATATTTGGCTTGCAAATAGTTTGTTTAAAGCAATTCCTGACGATATGCAAGTGCTTATTGTTGGTGATGAAGACCAACTCCCATCCGTGGGGCCAGGTCAAGTGTTGTCGGATTTATTAAGCAGTGAAATGATCCCATTTGTTAGTCTTAATGAAGTATATCGGCAAAAAGAAGGTTCTAAAATAATTCATCTTGCTCATGAAATTAAAAATGATTCAGATATCCAGTTGGAAAATGATAAAGACTTCAGCTTTATACCATGCAGCGAATATCAACTGATAGACGTCATTACAAAAATTTTTGCTAAAGCTAAAGACAAGGGAATTGATGTAAAAGATATCCAAGTGCTTGCACCAATGTACCGTTCCCAGGCTGGAATCACCTCGATAAATAAAGAATTGCAGCAACTAATTAATCCAAAGACTTCAAGAACGAGAGAAGTAAAAGCTAATGATGATGTGGTGTACAGGGTTGGAGATAAAGTTCTGCAACTTGTTAATCAACCAGAAAATGGGGTCTATAATGGAGATATAGGTGAAGTAGCAGCTATATTTGAAGAGGATGAAAATAAAGAAAATGTAGAACAATTAGTGCTTTTATTTGAAGGTAAGGAAGTCGTTTATGAGCGTAAAGATTACGTGAATATTATGCATGCATATTGCGTATCGATCCATAAATCACAGGGTAGTGAATTTCCAATTGTTATCCTGCCAGTTGTTTCTGGATACAATCGAATGCTTCGCAAAAATTTGTTGTATACAGGAATTACGAGAAGCAAAGAGTCCTTAATTATTTGTGGGGAAGAAAATGCATTCTTGCGTGGTGTACGCACAATGGATACGAATAAACGATATACAACATTGAAGACACAATTGACAGAAAGACTGGAGTCCATTACCTTCATCTCTAATGAAGATTCTAATGAAAAAGAAATCACACCATACGATTTTATGTAA
- a CDS encoding tetratricopeptide repeat protein translates to MDKNTQAINYMKENKFEEAAGIFTEIIEENPEDPVGYVNFGNLLLHINDLTRAQRFFEKAIELDEHVATAYYGLGNLYFEQSLYPKAQENFQKAIDLGLLESDVYYLLGMTFQHQEHFKLALPYLLRATELDPDDEEALFQYGLSLAQSDHITDAKPVFESVLKMNADHSDAHYNLGVISLFNEQLSIALDHFDEALRIQPDHFLAANGKKNVEEAMSENDK, encoded by the coding sequence ATGGATAAAAATACGCAGGCAATTAATTATATGAAAGAAAATAAATTTGAAGAAGCAGCAGGCATCTTTACAGAGATAATTGAAGAAAATCCAGAGGACCCAGTAGGCTATGTCAACTTTGGGAATCTATTACTTCATATTAATGACCTTACACGTGCACAACGTTTTTTTGAAAAAGCAATCGAATTAGATGAACATGTTGCTACAGCATATTATGGTTTGGGAAATTTGTATTTTGAACAGTCACTCTATCCAAAAGCACAGGAAAACTTCCAAAAAGCGATTGATCTAGGTTTGCTTGAAAGTGATGTATATTATCTGCTTGGTATGACATTTCAACATCAGGAACATTTTAAATTGGCTTTACCGTATCTCCTGCGAGCAACGGAACTTGATCCAGATGATGAGGAAGCCCTATTTCAATATGGACTTTCTCTAGCGCAAAGCGACCATATTACAGATGCTAAACCCGTTTTTGAAAGTGTTCTAAAAATGAATGCTGATCATAGTGATGCCCATTATAATTTGGGCGTGATTTCTTTATTTAATGAGCAATTATCAATAGCGTTAGATCATTTCGATGAGGCGCTTCGCATACAGCCAGATCATTTTCTTGCAGCCAATGGCAAGAAAAACGTAGAAGAAGCAATGAGTGAAAACGATAAGTAG
- the mnmA gene encoding tRNA 2-thiouridine(34) synthase MnmA, which yields MKSNKDIRVVVGMSGGVDSSVAALQLKEQGYDVVGIFMKNWDDTDEFGVCTATEDFDDVVRVCNQLDIPYYAVNFEKQYWDKVFTYFLDEYKAGRTPNPDVICNKEIKFKAFLDHAMSLGADYLATGHYAQVRNNNGRYEMLRGFDDNKDQTYFLNQLSEEVLAKVMFPLGDIPKTRVREIALENGLVTATKKDSTGICFIGERNFKDFLSEYLPAQPGEMTTMDGVVKGRHDGLMYYTLGQRQGLGIGGSGDPWFVVGKNLKENVLYVEQGFSNEMLYSEGLIATEVNWINPDLIEDNFTCTAKFRYRQQDSDVQVSLLEDGKVYVHFAQRERAVTPGQAVVFYDGEVCLGGGTIDEIVKDNKSLNYVG from the coding sequence ATGAAAAGCAATAAAGATATCCGCGTTGTAGTTGGTATGAGTGGAGGTGTCGACTCCTCCGTAGCTGCATTACAATTAAAAGAACAGGGTTATGATGTGGTTGGTATATTCATGAAAAACTGGGACGATACCGATGAGTTTGGGGTTTGTACGGCTACGGAAGATTTTGATGATGTTGTACGGGTGTGTAATCAATTGGATATACCATACTATGCCGTTAACTTTGAAAAACAATATTGGGACAAAGTGTTTACGTACTTTTTAGATGAATATAAAGCAGGAAGAACGCCAAATCCTGACGTGATATGCAACAAAGAGATTAAATTTAAAGCGTTTCTAGATCATGCCATGTCACTCGGAGCAGATTATTTAGCAACGGGACATTATGCCCAAGTTAGAAACAATAATGGCCGCTATGAAATGCTGCGTGGGTTTGATGATAATAAAGATCAAACGTATTTCCTGAATCAATTATCGGAAGAAGTGCTTGCCAAAGTAATGTTCCCGTTAGGTGATATACCAAAAACAAGGGTTAGGGAAATTGCGTTGGAAAATGGACTTGTGACAGCTACTAAAAAAGACAGTACCGGTATATGTTTTATAGGAGAACGTAATTTTAAAGATTTTTTAAGTGAATATTTACCTGCTCAACCTGGCGAGATGACTACAATGGATGGTGTAGTTAAAGGTCGTCATGATGGTTTAATGTATTATACGCTTGGTCAAAGACAAGGACTTGGAATTGGTGGTTCAGGTGATCCTTGGTTTGTGGTTGGTAAGAATCTGAAAGAGAATGTTTTATATGTAGAGCAAGGATTTTCTAATGAAATGCTATATTCAGAAGGGTTAATAGCTACAGAAGTTAATTGGATTAACCCAGATCTTATAGAAGACAATTTTACATGCACTGCGAAATTCCGTTATCGTCAACAGGATAGTGACGTACAAGTCAGCCTATTAGAAGATGGAAAAGTTTATGTACACTTTGCTCAAAGAGAGCGAGCTGTCACACCAGGACAAGCCGTTGTTTTTTATGATGGTGAAGTATGTTTGGGTGGAGGAACGATAGACGAGATAGTGAAAGACAATAAATCGCTTAATTATGTAGGTTAG
- a CDS encoding cysteine desulfurase family protein, whose product MEEIYMDHAATTPMDEEVIQTMLPIYHEVFGNPSSVHSFGRKARQQLDESRRVMAKSIHANEKEIIFTSGGTEADNLAIIGTALGNRTKGNHIITTTIEHHATLHTVENLEKQGFDVTYLPVYSDGKIALEDLKKALTEETILVSIMFVNNETGVIQPITAIGELLKDHQAYFHTDAVQAFGLLDINVNELGVDMLTVSSHKINGPKGIGFLYAAENIKLNALQFGGEQERKRRPGTENVVGAAGFKKAVELAIDNKESRSMLYQDHKQQFLAELSTNNIKFEVNGDYDSTIASIVNISFPGTNVETLLTNFDLEGIAASSGSACTAGSVEPSHVLSAMFGENNECTTNSIRFSFGIYNTTENVKEAARRVAKIVNRLT is encoded by the coding sequence ATGGAAGAAATCTATATGGATCATGCAGCAACAACACCGATGGATGAAGAAGTTATTCAAACAATGTTACCTATATATCATGAAGTGTTTGGTAATCCCTCTAGTGTTCATTCTTTTGGTCGAAAAGCAAGGCAACAGTTGGATGAGTCAAGACGTGTTATGGCAAAGAGCATCCATGCGAATGAGAAAGAAATTATTTTCACCAGTGGTGGAACGGAAGCTGATAACTTGGCAATTATTGGTACTGCGTTAGGAAATCGGACGAAAGGGAATCATATTATTACAACAACAATTGAACATCATGCAACACTGCATACAGTAGAAAATTTAGAGAAACAGGGATTTGACGTAACTTATTTACCCGTTTATTCGGATGGTAAAATAGCATTGGAAGACCTTAAGAAAGCTTTAACAGAGGAAACCATACTCGTTTCCATAATGTTTGTTAATAACGAGACAGGGGTTATCCAACCGATTACAGCAATTGGTGAACTATTGAAAGACCATCAAGCGTATTTTCATACAGATGCAGTTCAAGCGTTTGGTTTATTGGATATTAATGTGAATGAGTTAGGTGTAGACATGTTAACCGTCTCTTCTCACAAAATTAATGGGCCGAAGGGAATTGGCTTCCTATATGCTGCTGAAAACATTAAATTAAACGCCCTCCAATTTGGGGGAGAACAGGAGCGAAAACGTCGCCCTGGTACGGAGAATGTTGTTGGCGCCGCTGGTTTTAAAAAAGCAGTTGAACTGGCAATAGATAACAAAGAATCAAGAAGCATGCTTTATCAAGACCACAAGCAGCAGTTTCTTGCTGAATTAAGCACAAATAATATTAAGTTCGAAGTAAACGGGGATTATGACTCAACCATAGCTTCGATTGTGAATATAAGTTTTCCAGGCACAAATGTAGAGACACTTCTGACGAATTTTGACCTGGAGGGTATTGCGGCTTCTAGTGGCAGTGCATGTACGGCCGGGTCTGTAGAGCCATCCCATGTATTATCCGCAATGTTCGGTGAAAATAATGAATGTACAACCAATTCAATTCGTTTTAGTTTTGGGATATATAATACAACGGAAAATGTAAAAGAAGCAGCTAGACGGGTTGCAAAAATTGTAAATCGATTAACTTAA
- the cymR gene encoding cysteine metabolism transcriptional regulator CymR: MKISTKGRYGLTIMIDLAKQHGNGPTSLKSIARENNLSEHYLEQLASPLRNAGLIKSVRGAYGGYVLANDPKEITAGDIIRVLEGPITPVEGIEDEEPAKQGLWMRIRDAVKDVLDTTTLEDLSSYNDNEPQEAYMFYI; this comes from the coding sequence ATGAAGATTTCGACCAAAGGAAGATACGGTTTAACAATAATGATTGATTTAGCAAAACAGCACGGAAATGGTCCGACATCGCTTAAGTCGATTGCGCGTGAAAATAATTTATCGGAGCATTACTTGGAACAGTTAGCGTCTCCACTACGAAACGCAGGACTTATCAAAAGTGTACGCGGCGCATATGGTGGCTACGTATTAGCCAATGATCCTAAGGAGATTACCGCTGGAGACATTATTCGTGTACTTGAAGGGCCTATTACGCCCGTAGAGGGAATTGAAGATGAGGAGCCGGCAAAGCAGGGATTGTGGATGAGAATACGTGATGCTGTAAAGGATGTGCTTGATACAACAACATTAGAAGATTTAAGTTCTTATAATGATAACGAGCCTCAAGAAGCATATATGTTTTATATTTAA
- a CDS encoding replication-associated recombination protein A produces the protein MKQTPLALRMRPVHIEEIIGQTHLVGEGKILNRMVLAERLASMILFGPPGTGKTSMAIALAKSLDIPVKKLNAVADKKKDMEIVVEEAKMMGQVVLVLDEVHRLDKAKQDFLLPHLESNLVTLIGCTTSNPYHSINPAIRSRCHLFELHPLTANDIKTAVKRAKEDNEQGFGTEDITITEEALDHFANSANGDIRSALNGLELAVSSTPSNPENQIVINLDTAEVCMQKKSFSHDKGGDAHYDVLSAFQKSIRGSDVDAALHYLARLIEAGDLESISRRMIVTAYEDIGLANPQAGPRALAAVEAAERLGFPEARIPLAVTIVELCLSPKSNTAYKALDSALSDIHNGKSGDVPAHLKDSHYQGAKTLGRGLDYQYPHNYESSWVNQQYLPDSIKYKNYYNPKNSGKFEQAIKQVYEKIQNDKNKKV, from the coding sequence ATGAAGCAAACACCACTTGCCTTACGAATGAGGCCAGTACATATAGAAGAAATTATTGGACAGACACATCTTGTTGGCGAAGGGAAAATTTTAAATCGAATGGTTTTAGCTGAACGGTTAGCCTCGATGATTTTATTCGGACCACCTGGTACAGGGAAAACTTCAATGGCAATTGCATTAGCAAAAAGTCTGGATATACCTGTCAAAAAACTTAACGCCGTCGCCGATAAAAAGAAGGATATGGAGATCGTTGTGGAAGAAGCGAAAATGATGGGGCAGGTTGTGCTTGTCTTGGACGAGGTTCATCGATTGGATAAAGCAAAACAGGACTTCCTTCTTCCGCACCTTGAGAGTAATTTAGTCACTTTGATAGGTTGTACAACAAGTAACCCTTATCACTCCATTAATCCGGCAATTAGAAGTAGATGCCACTTATTTGAATTGCACCCACTAACTGCCAACGACATCAAAACAGCTGTGAAACGAGCGAAAGAGGACAATGAGCAGGGATTTGGGACAGAAGACATTACGATCACGGAGGAAGCGCTTGATCATTTTGCTAATAGTGCCAATGGAGACATTCGTTCCGCTTTAAACGGCCTTGAATTAGCTGTTTCCTCAACACCTAGTAACCCGGAAAATCAAATCGTTATTAATTTAGATACAGCTGAAGTATGCATGCAAAAGAAAAGCTTTTCCCATGATAAGGGTGGAGATGCTCATTACGATGTATTATCAGCGTTTCAAAAATCGATCCGTGGTAGTGATGTTGATGCCGCACTCCACTATTTAGCTAGATTAATTGAAGCTGGGGATCTGGAAAGCATTAGTCGTCGCATGATTGTAACGGCCTATGAAGATATTGGTCTTGCTAATCCACAAGCTGGACCGCGAGCGCTCGCTGCTGTCGAGGCCGCAGAACGGTTAGGTTTCCCAGAGGCTAGAATTCCATTAGCTGTGACAATTGTTGAATTATGCTTATCACCAAAATCAAATACGGCTTACAAAGCTTTAGACTCAGCATTGTCTGACATTCACAATGGAAAAAGTGGGGACGTGCCTGCACATTTAAAGGATTCGCACTACCAAGGTGCAAAAACATTAGGGAGAGGACTTGACTATCAATATCCGCACAACTATGAAAGCAGCTGGGTGAATCAACAGTATTTACCTGATTCTATAAAATACAAAAACTATTACAATCCTAAAAACTCTGGTAAATTTGAACAAGCTATCAAACAAGTTTATGAAAAAATCCAAAATGATAAAAACAAGAAGGTATAA
- a CDS encoding RsfA family transcriptional regulator yields the protein MVKVRQDAWSHEDDLLLAETVLRHIREGSTQLNAFEEVGDKLNRTSAACGFRWNAEVRMKYDNAIDLAKRQRKEKKRAMVSNIPRVRKPVITLPENYEGDTAGNVEFGEITPPASKEPSINMGMVIQYLKEVKKDYYASNQSKVSLEQTKKENLGLKEQINALEKQLAQTESQLSTIQEDYQTFIQIMDRARKMTVLDDQGSNTTPAFRMDKNGNLQQMAQGSNERAL from the coding sequence TTGGTTAAAGTAAGACAGGATGCCTGGTCACATGAGGATGACCTATTATTGGCAGAAACGGTACTACGCCACATTAGAGAAGGTAGTACACAACTAAACGCATTCGAGGAAGTTGGGGACAAGTTAAACCGAACGTCAGCCGCTTGCGGTTTTCGTTGGAATGCAGAAGTTCGCATGAAATATGATAATGCTATTGATCTTGCAAAAAGACAACGAAAAGAAAAGAAACGAGCCATGGTGTCAAATATACCGAGGGTGAGGAAACCAGTTATTACACTACCAGAAAACTATGAGGGAGATACTGCTGGTAATGTCGAATTTGGTGAAATCACACCTCCAGCGTCGAAGGAACCATCTATCAATATGGGTATGGTTATTCAATACTTGAAAGAAGTGAAAAAAGACTATTACGCTTCAAACCAATCAAAAGTATCACTTGAACAAACGAAAAAAGAGAATCTTGGTTTAAAAGAACAAATAAATGCCTTGGAAAAGCAACTAGCCCAGACCGAAAGTCAATTATCTACCATCCAGGAAGATTACCAAACATTTATTCAAATCATGGATAGAGCAAGAAAGATGACGGTATTAGATGATCAAGGCTCAAACACAACGCCAGCCTTTCGAATGGATAAAAATGGAAACCTACAACAAATGGCTCAAGGTTCAAACGAACGAGCTCTGTGA
- the aspS gene encoding aspartate--tRNA ligase: MSERILAGTLSERNIGETVLLKGWVQTRRDLGGLIFIDLRDKSGVVQIVFNPDASEEALKIAENVRTEYVIELKGNVLKRDEATFNPVMETGTIEVMATGITLLNKAKTPPFEIQDDTDVSEDLRLKYRYIDLRRSSLQETFKLRHKITQAVRNFLNHDGYLEMETPILTKSTPEGARDYLVPSRVHPGEFYALPQSPQLFKQMIMMGGFEKYYQIARCFRDEDLRADRQPEFTQIDIEASFLSSDEIMEMTEKMMQQVLKEVKNVDISLPLKRMPYDEAMYRFGSDKPDTRFGMEFVHVSEVLANSTFNVFQGAIESGGKVCLLNVKGQAKNFSRKDIDKLTEFVKIYGAKGLAWLKVDGDELTGPIAKFLSDEEKAGLIWNASASDGDLLLFGSGRTSTVYDSLGALRLKLGQELELIDQSKYNFLWVTDWPLLEYDESLDRYFAAHHPFTSPVEADIDKLETDPSNVRANAYDLVLNGYELGGGSLRIHKKELQDQMFKVLGFSEEEAQEQFGFLLEALEYGTPPHGGVALGLDRIVMLLAGRTNLRDTILFPKTASASDLLTDAPSEVVHTQLDELSIQVNRKDN, from the coding sequence ATGAGTGAACGAATATTAGCTGGTACACTGAGTGAAAGAAACATAGGCGAAACGGTTTTATTAAAAGGTTGGGTGCAAACGCGGCGTGATTTAGGTGGTTTGATTTTTATTGACCTACGTGATAAATCTGGAGTGGTGCAAATCGTCTTTAATCCTGATGCATCTGAAGAAGCTTTGAAAATAGCTGAGAATGTACGTACGGAATATGTTATCGAACTAAAAGGGAACGTTTTAAAACGAGATGAAGCAACCTTTAATCCAGTCATGGAGACAGGGACAATTGAAGTGATGGCAACAGGTATTACACTATTAAATAAAGCTAAAACACCACCATTCGAGATTCAGGATGACACAGACGTTTCTGAAGACTTGCGTCTGAAATATCGTTATATTGATTTACGTAGAAGTTCGTTGCAGGAGACTTTTAAGCTTCGCCATAAAATTACACAAGCTGTCCGAAACTTTCTAAATCATGATGGATATCTGGAGATGGAAACACCAATTCTCACAAAAAGCACACCTGAGGGAGCTCGTGATTATCTGGTTCCCAGTCGTGTTCATCCAGGTGAATTCTATGCATTACCGCAATCACCACAACTGTTTAAACAGATGATCATGATGGGTGGATTTGAAAAGTATTATCAAATTGCACGGTGTTTTCGAGACGAAGATTTACGAGCAGATCGCCAGCCCGAATTTACACAAATTGATATCGAAGCATCTTTCTTATCAAGTGATGAAATAATGGAAATGACTGAAAAGATGATGCAACAAGTGTTAAAGGAAGTCAAGAATGTCGATATATCATTACCACTAAAAAGAATGCCTTATGATGAGGCAATGTATCGCTTTGGTTCGGATAAACCAGACACTAGATTTGGCATGGAATTCGTTCATGTATCAGAAGTTCTTGCTAACTCTACCTTTAATGTATTTCAAGGTGCTATAGAATCGGGTGGGAAGGTTTGTTTATTAAATGTAAAAGGACAAGCAAAAAATTTTTCCCGCAAAGATATTGATAAGCTAACCGAATTTGTAAAAATATATGGTGCGAAGGGTCTTGCATGGCTAAAAGTAGATGGTGATGAACTGACTGGGCCAATAGCTAAATTTTTATCTGATGAAGAAAAGGCTGGACTAATATGGAATGCCTCTGCAAGCGATGGAGATTTGTTGCTATTTGGATCTGGTAGGACGTCTACAGTATATGACAGTCTTGGTGCTTTACGTTTAAAACTTGGTCAAGAATTAGAGTTGATCGATCAGTCGAAGTATAATTTCTTGTGGGTAACAGATTGGCCACTTTTAGAGTATGACGAATCACTTGACAGGTATTTCGCTGCCCATCATCCGTTCACATCACCGGTCGAAGCAGATATCGATAAACTGGAAACTGATCCAAGCAATGTACGTGCAAATGCATATGACCTTGTCCTAAATGGATATGAATTAGGTGGGGGTTCTTTAAGAATCCACAAGAAAGAGCTACAGGATCAAATGTTTAAGGTATTAGGGTTTTCAGAAGAAGAAGCACAGGAGCAGTTTGGGTTTCTATTGGAGGCATTGGAATACGGTACACCACCACATGGAGGGGTAGCATTAGGGTTAGATCGAATTGTTATGTTATTGGCAGGTAGAACGAATTTACGTGACACCATTTTATTCCCGAAGACTGCTTCAGCTTCTGATTTATTAACTGATGCACCAAGTGAAGTAGTCCATACACAATTAGACGAGTTATCTATTCAAGTGAATAGAAAAGATAACTAA
- the hisS gene encoding histidine--tRNA ligase, with protein sequence MSMKAPRGTVDILPEDARKWQFVEDQIKKVCDRFHFREIRTPLFEHTEVFQRGVGDSTDIVQKEMYTFEDQGGRSLTLRPEGTASVARAFVENKLFGNPNQPVKLYYFMNMFRYERPQKGRMRQLNQFGVEVLGSADPAIDAEVIDLAMTCYQELGLTSLKLVLNTLGDKESRNNHRNALVEHFTPHIDELCNDCQNRLTQNPLRILDCKTDQDHYSMKTAPSILDYLNEDSNQYFETLKDYLTVMGIDYVVDPNLVRGLDYYNHTAFEIMSEAEGFGSITTLAGGGRYDGLVEEFDGPRTPGIGFGMGLERLLMGLEAEGNEIPDDKQLDCFLVAVGEQSEKEAVKLLHKLRKNKIQVDKDYQGRKMKAQFKAADRYKAKYVLILGEDEVKNQTIKVRSMETGEQDDIPMEQLVETMQEKLLGGTGNE encoded by the coding sequence ATGAGTATGAAAGCGCCACGAGGTACGGTGGATATTCTACCGGAAGACGCTAGAAAATGGCAGTTTGTTGAAGATCAAATTAAGAAAGTGTGCGACCGATTCCATTTTAGAGAAATTCGCACACCATTATTTGAACATACGGAGGTTTTTCAGCGTGGAGTAGGGGATTCAACTGATATCGTCCAAAAAGAAATGTACACATTTGAAGACCAGGGTGGAAGAAGCTTAACACTCAGACCAGAGGGGACGGCTTCGGTTGCACGAGCATTTGTGGAAAATAAACTATTTGGTAATCCCAATCAGCCCGTCAAATTGTATTATTTTATGAATATGTTTCGATATGAAAGGCCGCAAAAAGGCAGAATGCGTCAATTGAACCAATTCGGTGTGGAGGTATTAGGAAGTGCTGATCCAGCGATAGATGCTGAAGTTATTGATCTGGCAATGACTTGCTATCAAGAGTTGGGTTTAACATCATTAAAATTGGTTCTTAATACGTTAGGTGATAAAGAAAGTAGAAATAATCATCGGAACGCATTAGTGGAGCATTTTACCCCACATATCGATGAGCTTTGCAACGATTGTCAAAATCGTTTGACACAGAATCCGTTGCGAATTTTGGATTGTAAAACTGATCAAGACCATTATTCAATGAAAACGGCACCTTCTATATTAGATTATTTAAATGAGGATTCAAATCAATACTTTGAGACGTTAAAGGATTATTTAACAGTTATGGGGATAGATTATGTGGTTGACCCAAACTTGGTTCGTGGACTTGATTATTATAATCACACTGCTTTTGAAATTATGAGTGAAGCAGAAGGATTTGGGTCCATTACGACGTTAGCTGGTGGCGGTAGGTATGATGGATTAGTAGAAGAATTTGACGGCCCCAGAACCCCAGGAATAGGTTTTGGCATGGGACTCGAACGTTTATTAATGGGTCTAGAGGCAGAAGGGAATGAAATCCCCGATGATAAACAATTAGACTGCTTTCTTGTAGCAGTTGGAGAACAATCGGAAAAAGAAGCGGTTAAACTACTTCATAAATTAAGAAAAAATAAAATTCAGGTAGATAAAGATTATCAAGGCCGTAAAATGAAAGCACAATTTAAAGCGGCAGATCGATATAAAGCAAAGTATGTATTAATTTTAGGTGAAGATGAAGTTAAGAACCAAACCATTAAGGTAAGGTCAATGGAGACTGGAGAACAAGATGACATTCCTATGGAACAGTTAGTCGAAACGATGCAAGAGAAGCTTTTAGGAGGAACAGGCAATGAGTGA